A single genomic interval of Chloracidobacterium validum harbors:
- a CDS encoding ParA family protein, giving the protein MGTGNGHHPRRLDTCLVIAVANQKGGVGKTTTSINLAAGLAIRGRRTLLLDLDPQANSTLSYLPYESAGLSAYDVLTDVKLDPLSVVQPSPVPGLDLLPARISLAKLESRLVGEFDAPYRLKDRLEPLRKTYDAIIIDTPPTLGLITVNALVAASHVLIPIQSSYFAMEGTDDLLETIDKVKARPNPNLQVLGVVITLHDKRTALARDIYRQIYEVFGDKVFETVISKSVRLEESPAYRESIFTFAPQSSGAVEYAKLCEEVLRRV; this is encoded by the coding sequence ATGGGTACGGGAAACGGACATCACCCGCGACGATTGGATACTTGTCTGGTTATTGCCGTCGCCAATCAAAAAGGGGGCGTTGGAAAGACGACAACTTCCATCAACCTGGCGGCTGGGCTGGCGATTCGTGGGCGGCGAACGCTCCTACTGGACCTCGACCCACAGGCGAATAGCACGCTTTCTTACCTGCCTTATGAGTCGGCTGGGCTGTCTGCCTATGACGTTCTCACGGATGTCAAGCTTGACCCATTGAGCGTGGTGCAGCCCAGCCCCGTGCCAGGTCTGGACCTGCTCCCGGCGCGGATCAGTCTGGCAAAGCTCGAATCCCGATTGGTGGGCGAGTTTGACGCCCCGTATCGCCTCAAGGATCGGCTTGAGCCACTGCGGAAAACCTATGATGCCATCATCATTGACACGCCCCCCACCCTAGGGCTGATCACGGTCAATGCATTAGTGGCTGCTTCGCACGTGCTCATCCCGATCCAGTCATCGTACTTTGCCATGGAAGGGACGGACGACCTGCTGGAGACGATTGACAAGGTCAAGGCGCGCCCGAATCCGAACTTGCAGGTGCTGGGCGTTGTCATTACGCTTCATGACAAGCGGACGGCGCTGGCCCGGGATATTTATCGGCAGATATACGAAGTGTTTGGCGACAAGGTATTTGAAACCGTGATTTCCAAATCGGTGCGGCTCGAGGAAAGCCCGGCGTACCGTGAGTCCATTTTTACGTTCGCGCCCCAGTCGAGTGGCGCGGTTGAGTACGCCAAGCTCTGTGAGGAGGTATTGCGTCGTGTCTAA